The nucleotide sequence TGCCTAGATtcgttccgtcgcttcaaagacggtgattttaatgttgacggccgtccgcgtgaaggaaggccataaaccttcgaagacgctgaattggaggcattgcttaaTGAGGCTccgtgtcaaatgcaagaagagcttgcttcagtgttaggagttacccgccaatccatttccaagcgattgcatgctttggaaatgattcagaaacaggggacttgggttccttatgagttaaaaccaagggatgttgaacgtcgttttttcgcctgtgaacaactgctccagtggCAAAACAGGAAGGGTtatcttcatcgcatcgtggcgggtgatgaaacatggattcattacagcaatccaaagaaaagaaagtcatggggattgCCCCGTCAttcttctacgtcgtcgcctcggccgaatattcacgctgagAAGGTTATGCCATGTATTTGGTtgaaccaagttggtgttatttattatgcactgttaaaaccaagcgaaactgGGGGGTATCACTGGGGATctgtatcgacttcaattgatgcgattgagccgagcactgcgcgagaagcggccgcaattcGCGGAGAggtatgaaaaagtgattctacagcatgataaCGCTCGGCCTTGCGTTGCCAAAGCCCGttgaaacctacctggaaacactacaatgggaaatcctacctcacccgccatattctccagatattgcgccgtccgattatcacctgttccgttCGATGGCagatggtctagctgaccagcagttccattcatatgaagacatcaaaaaataggtttatccgtggatagcctcaaaagatgaacagttttaccgcgacggtatacgagatctaccagaaagatgggaaaaagtagtggcGAGTAATGGGAAATACTTtgaatgattcacttgtaaccattttttcagcagaaaattgtattttcatcaaaaaaacagcgataacttagttgcgcacctaatatattgctaaaaccgtgaacatatctttgaGACGGGTGtaccaatacaaaaaaataataataataatcgaaagtcgaatgtacataacccacgaaatttgaaaattcaccttactttttaaacacacctcgtacatcaGTACAAGTCGCACACATGACTTGCTCTATCCAAGCACGTCTGACTCAAAAATGTTCGGTGAAAGCTAAGAAGGCATACAAGTTTtcagattaatttttttaataataaaaagcttCCAtctgaaaagttttttaatgacttgaaaaaatatatcaagCAGCCATTTTTAACAGTTACGGcttagttaaaattttattgatgatttgatttgatttgatgatTTGTTAATTGACCTATCTTTCCATTAAAAGTATAATAGAAAAGAGATCGCAGccttaaactaaaatttaagaaaagtgGACATACAAGCACATTAAATCATCTTTATTTCAatcaatcgaatatttcgaaaatggtTAAGCTtttgaacaaataaaatttttttaaattattttcgaaacgcTTGCTTCGAAAACGTTTAAGTTTTGGTTATTATAAGATACAAAatcaaattaatcagaaattccCTAAATAATAATGCCCTTAAGTATCTAGGACGACTTTCCCGACCGCTTCTTGCTTATGATGGTTTTAAATCCTTACTTCGAGCTTAATGTCCCACACTctatacaattttgaaaacagTTCTTTTATTCgagtttatttacaaaaatttaaatctaaGCTTCTTCGGGTTTCGTCATTTCGCATCTAaaacaattattattaataagtcAAAAAATGCTCTACTCACAATTTCTCGTTGCAATTTGGCTATGTTGAAATTCGCCTGGGCTAAGCGTACGCTCAGTGTTGCCACATCGCTGGTCAATTGCGCTTTCTCGCCAGTGTTCCGATCCACCAATTTCAACAGCTTGTCCTCCAAGCTCTGATTCACCTTTTGCACGCGCTTATGCGATTCATACAAACGATCGTATTTGTCTTGCCACGCAATGACACTATCCTCCAATTCGACTTGACGCTCGGTTTCCTGCATGCATGCCGCTTCCATGGCAACAATTTGATTATGCTTTCCGAGGAGAGCTTGCTTCAGCGCTTCGATTTCGgcggtggccgcaattaaatgCGCTTCACAGGGGTTGCTAGGCTGGagtaattcagaaaaataaatagtgTTAGTTTTTAGTGCATACAttaataattggaaaaaatgtattaactaATTAATTATGGTATTATCAACTTTCCTAAATTCCTAGCCCAGCAAATAATATCTACACATAAATAAACAGGGGCACTTCTTTGTTCTGACTTCAATCATTTATAACTTGAGAACGTTTCAATCAATTCattcaaatgtattcaattcataattttatttaaggcGAATcaattaaaggtggtatcggtaaatcatatgacttgttttttttctttcgccgtggcCATTTGGCTCGTAGGtctatcgaatttttttttttatccaaataaGAGCTTATTATTATTGGCTTATTTAaactttcatatacatacatatacaatatatataagtgCAAACATACAAGGGggtttcaataagtacccgtgttagaaatgaagacaccatttttcaaaaaattgtttttgtattttggaccatagtccccttttagagaGACACTTCTTCCAACACTCCGcccattttttaacccctctAAAAAGTGGAATTAGTCGAGcactccaaaatacgcctctgtcacGACGATGACTTCcgcgtttgaactaaatttttttccgcgAGCCATATCCTCATGTTAGGGAACATGAAAAAGTCGAGATCAGGGAGCCAGATCAGGTGACACGgggggtgcggcagcaattcataaaaCAATTCCTGCAGTTCGGTGCCGCCAACGCAGCACGAATGTGCTGGTGCATTGTGGGGGTGACACAGcatcttctttttcgccaaatgcggtcgAGTCTCCTTaaattatttgtgaaagcgttccaataactcactgtagtattgtccaatGAAAcatcttttttctaaaaattcacgAGGATGACGCCATtggcatcccaaaaaatcgtcagCATGACCATTCCGGCGATAGggctgtcttcgccttctttagagcagattcacc is from Anastrepha ludens isolate Willacy chromosome 4, idAnaLude1.1, whole genome shotgun sequence and encodes:
- the LOC128861207 gene encoding uncharacterized protein LOC128861207, whose translation is MSVMSNMEQPSNPCEAHLIAATAEIEALKQALLGKHNQIVAMEAACMQETERQVELEDSVIAWQDKYDRLYESHKRVQKVNQSLEDKLLKLVDRNTGEKAQLTSDVATLSVRLAQANFNIAKLQREICTMPNPGGQLHGEIEENG